A portion of the Glycine max cultivar Williams 82 chromosome 10, Glycine_max_v4.0, whole genome shotgun sequence genome contains these proteins:
- the LOC102661085 gene encoding uncharacterized protein produces the protein MFIDGLRPQTKQLLDASVGGKIKLKTPEEATELIENMSANDHAILRDITHQPIKKNLLELTSHDALLVTGCTMCGEAHEIGQCIPTDDNTQEIHFIGNQQRQGYTQGGFPGFQQGLYNQQG, from the exons ATGttcatagatgggctgagaccacaaaccaagcaattaCTAGATGCTTCTGTtgggggaaaaataaagctgaaaaccccagaagaagcaactgagctcATAGAGAACATGTCGGCCAATGATCATGCCATTCTGAGGGACATAACCCATCAACCCATAAAGAAGAACCTATTGGAGCTAACATCACATGATGCTTTGTTG gTCACAGGTTGTACCATGTGTGGTGAAGCTCATGAGATAGGCCAATGCATTCCCACTGACGataacactcaagaaattcatttcatAGGGAATCAGCAGAGGCAAGGGTACACTCAAGGAGGATTTCCAGGCTTCCAGCAAGGTCTttataatcaacaaggatag